One window of the Eucalyptus grandis isolate ANBG69807.140 chromosome 8, ASM1654582v1, whole genome shotgun sequence genome contains the following:
- the LOC104457108 gene encoding triacylglycerol lipase OBL1, translating to MACDKSFSSGYMLLSPEKVGVVDLFRILIHSDVGNRKFIDSSGETEESFQRRWIMFLSVLAQKLLLLVAKPLSGIGWAIEFWLNLLSSNQNLGGLLVNCLRGKPVIPHKESESFISFIGNLDKRVELDTRISPGEKEYYADLSMMASKASYENEAYLRTTVTQHWQMEFLGFYDFWNDYLQKTTTQAFMLRDRDTIVVAFRGTEPFNADDWCSDIDLSWYELRHIGKIHGGFMKALGLQRNEGWPKESPETKPLAYYEVRKKLKSLLGENDKVKYVLTGHSLGGALAILFPAILAMHGETGLMERLEGVYTFGQPRVGDDKFGKYMEGVLEERKIKYFRFVYGYDIVPRLPYDNRAFMFKHFGKCCHFNRKYEGKIVEEEPNKNYLSPLHVIPMMMDAWHELKRSFTIHREIGPGYKEGLLLRFFRVIGLLIPGIPAHSPRDYVNAMRLGVPKLFRHQQ from the exons ATGGCTTGTGACAAGAGCTTCTCCAGCGGTTACATGCTGTTGAGCCCAGAGAAAGTCGGTGTCGTCGATCTCTTTCGCATTTTGATCCACAGTGATGTGGGCAACAGAAAATTCATAGACTCCTCCGGGGAAACAGAAGAGAGCTTCCAGCGGAGGTGGATAATGTTTTTATCCGTTCTTGCGCAGAAGCTCCTACTTCTAGTTGCCAAACCCCTGTCTGGGATCGGGTGGGCGATCGAGTTTTGGTTGAATCTCTTGTCGAGCAATCAGAACTTGGGAGGGCTTCTCGTCAACTGCCTCCGAG GGAAGCCGGTGATACCACACAAAGAGTCGGAAAGCTTCATATCTTTCATTGGCAATTTGGACAAGAGAGTGGAATTGGACACCCGCATCAGTCCTGGTGAGAAAGAGTACTATGCGGATCTCTCCATGATGGCTTCCAAAGCATCCTATGAGAACGAGGCCTACCTCCGAACGACAGTCACCCAGCATTGGCAG ATGGAATTCTTGGGGTTCTACGACTTCTGGAATG ATTATCTACAGAAAACAACCACGCAAGCCTTCATGCTACGTGACCGTGACACCATCGTGGTGGCCTTCCGAGGCACGGAACCTTTCAATGCAGACGATTGGTGCTCGGACATTGACCTCTCGTGGTACGAGTTAAGACACATTGGGAAAATCCACGGAGGTTTCATGAAAGCCCTAGGGCTCCAAAGGAACGAAGGCTGGCCGAAAGAGTCTCCCGAAACGAAGCCGTTGGCTTACTATGAGGTAAGGAAGAAGCTAAAGTCACTGCTTGGCGAGAACGACAAAGTGAAGTACGTGTTGACCGGCCACAGTTTGGGAGGTGCGTTGGCGATCCTCTTCCCAGCGATCTTGGCCATGCACGGGGAGACGGGGCTGATGGAGAGACTGGAGGGGGTCTACACATTTGGCCAACCCAGGGTTGGAGACGATAAGTTTGGGAAGTATATGGAGGGGGTCTTGGAGGAACGTAAGATTAAGTACTTTAGATTCGTTTATGGATATGACATTGTGCCTAGGTTGCCTTACGATAATAGAGCTTTCATGTTCAAGCATTTCGGGAAATGTTGCCACTTCAATAGGAAATATGAAGGGAAG ATAGTTGAGGAAGAACCAAACAAGAATTATTTATCGCCTCTACATGTGATACCAATGATGATGGACGCGTGGCATGAGCTCAAAAGAAGCTTCACCATTCATCGTGAGATTGGACCGGGCTACAAAGAAGGATTGTTGTTGAGGTTTTTTAGAGTGATTGGCCTGCTAATTCCAGGCATACCAGCTCATTCTCCTCGGGATTATGTAAACGCTATGAGGCTAGGAGTGCCAAAATTATTCCGACACCAACAATGA
- the LOC120287079 gene encoding disease resistance protein RPV1-like: MSSLSSSSSSSSPEAKWPFDVFINFRGEDVRYGFVADLHRCLLHGGINAYVDSEDLRRGDEISPALMKAIKESRIAVLVFSEDYASSRWCLDELVKVMQCKRLKGLRVLPVFYKVEPGVIRSQRGRYGDTLARHEENLRQDPERVHNWRKALIEAANLSGWHYADEQSQDDTKFIESIVKEISAIVGRVPLSVAKYPVGVGCRVEKVMSLLSMGSDDVRMIGIWGTRGVGKTTIAKAVYNSTTDLFDGCSFLANVRETSSRPDGLVHLQKTLLSHIFWKEHLVVLSEDGVTNLIRDKLRCMKILLVLDDVDDGEQLNALAGECECFGKGSRIIVTTRDKHVLTSHGIDQVYEVEPLDQVEAFELLRLTAFPGNQTKDVDRDLIYDILGYANGLPLAILVLGPLLRGRSREEWRVH; the protein is encoded by the exons ATGTCGTCgttgtcgtcttcttcttcttcctcctctcccgaAGCAAAATGGCCGTTCGACGTTTTCATTAACTTCAGAGGCGAGGACGTCCGCTACGGCTTCGTCGCTGACCTCCACAGGTGTCTGCTTCATGGCGGCATCAACGCCTACGTCGACAGCGAGGACTTGAGGCGCGGGGACGAGATCTCGCCCGCCCTCATGAAGGCCATCAAGGAGTCGCGGATCGCCGTGCTCGTCTTCTCCGAGGACTACGCTTCGTCTAGGTGGTGCTTGGACGAGCTGGTCAAGGTAATGCAGTGTAAGAGGCTCAAGGGACTGCGGGTGCTGCCCGTGTTCTACAAAGTCGAGCCCGGGGTGATTCGATCGCAGAGAGGGCGTTATGGCGATACATTGGCCAGGCACGAGGAGAACTTGAGGCAGGATCCTGAGAGGGTGCATAATTGGAGGAAAGCCCTAATTGAAGCTGCCAATTTGTCCGGTTGGCATTATGCCGATGAACAATCACA AGATGATACCAAGTTCATCGAGAGCATCGTCAAAGAGATCTCGGCTATAGTAGGGCGTGTACCCTTGAGTGTTGCCAAGTATCCCGTTGGTGTAGGTTGCCGGGTAGAAAAAGTAATGTCGTTGTTGAGTATGGGCTCGGATGATGTTCGGATGATAGGAATATGGGGAACTAGAGGTGTAGGGAAGACCACTATTGCTAAAGCTGTTTATAACAGTACTACTGATCTGTTTGATGGGTGCAGCTTTCTTGCAAATGTTAGAGAAACTTCCAGTAGACCTGACGGCCTAGTTCATTTGCAGAAAACGCTGCTATCCCATATATTTTGGAAAGAACATTTAGTGGTCTTAAGTGAGGATGGAGTCACCAATCTGATACGAGATAAACTTCGCTGCATGAAGATTTTGCTTgtgcttgatgatgtggatgatggGGAACAGTTAAATGCATTAGCTGGAGAATGTGAATGTTTTGGAAAAGGGAGCAGGATCATCGTTACGACAAGAGATAAACATGTACTAACTTCTCACGGGATAGATCAAGTATATGAAGTTGAACCATTAGATCAAGTTGAAGCTTTTGAACTTCTGCGTTTAACCGCTTTTCCAGGAAACCAAACCAAAGACGTAGACAGGGATCTCATATATGATATTTTGGGCTATGCTAATGGCCTTCCCTTAGCAATTTTGGTCTTGGGTCCCCTTTTACGTGGTAGAAGCAGAGAAGAATGGAGAGTACATTGA